One segment of Leptodactylus fuscus isolate aLepFus1 chromosome 7, aLepFus1.hap2, whole genome shotgun sequence DNA contains the following:
- the ZBTB42 gene encoding zinc finger and BTB domain-containing protein 42 isoform X1, with the protein MKPQDPHKLWALNQPPAPGSPKACYEGRMEFPDHSRQLLQCLSQQRHQGFLCDCTVLVGEAQFQAHRAVLASCSMYFHLFYRDQLDKRDIVHLNSDIVTAPAFSLLLQFMYEGKLEFNNLPVEDVLAAASYLHMYDIVKVCKGKLKDKELNSGEKAADDGSDLEKEDGFSDTDGPQGCILDAGDKEKMSTTDCEKPAWKEKVSGLPGWSPDLIGVNSVSTEAVSCKTAAGKTKANVNSSSCPLSQRSANHTQPPSDGDCALDLSFKPMSGRDSLHPSYVFGQLASDSQQQGTVPLVKDEQGLLSEQEDSEAKSPKSQHVGNSAKNLMTGLGHMFTGNGNSHVREEDLYHDRDESEDDMDSSDLSTSGVLVSPGQICICPLCSKVFPSPHVLQLHLSSHFRDRDGSRIKMSPDGSVPTCTICGKTFSCMYTLKRHERTHSGEKPYTCGQCGKSFQYSHNLSRHAVVHTREKPHACKWCERRFTQSGDLYRHIRKFHCGLVKSLVV; encoded by the exons ATGAAGCCGCAGGATCCCCACAAACTCTGGGCTTTAAACCAGCCACCAGCCCCTGGATCCCCCAAAGCCT GTTATGAAGGAAGAATGGAGTTTCCAGACCATAGCCGCCAGTTGCTGCAATGTCTGAGTCAGCAGCGTCACCAGGGTTTCCTGTGTGACTGTACTGTTTTAGTTGGGGAAGCTCAGTTCCAAGCTCACAGAGCTGTATTGGCGTCTTGCAGCATGTACTTCCATCTTTTCTACAGGGACCAGCTAGACAAAAGGGACATTGTACATCTGAACAGTGACATTGTCACAGCCCCAGCATTCAGTCTGCTGCTTCAATTCATGTACGAAGGGAAGCTGGAATTCAACAACCTCCCAGTAGAAGACGTGCTGGCCGCTGCAAGCTATCTGCACATGTATGACATTGTAAAAGTCTGCAAGGGCAAGCTTAAAGATAAAGAACTCAATTCAGGAGAGAAAGCCGCTGATGATGGGTCTGACCTGGAGAAGGAGGATGGCTTCTCTGATACAGATGGACCTCAAGGATGTATCTTGGATGCAGGGGATAAAGAAAAAATGTCTACCACTGATTGTGAGAAACCTGCCTGGAAAGAAAAGGTCAGTGGGCTTCCAGGCTGGTCCCCCGACTTGATAGGTGTCAATTCAGTTTCTACAGAGGCTGTGTCATGTAAGACAGCAGCTGGAAAAACAAAGGCCAATGTCAATAGTTCTTCATGCCCTTTGTCCCAGAGATCTGCTAACCATACACAGCCTCCAAGTGATGGGGATTGTGCTCTGGATTTGTCTTTCAAGCCAATGTCTGGGAGAGATTCCTTACACCCCTCCTACGTCTTTGGACAGCTGGCTTCCGACAGCCAGCAGCAGGGCACTGTGCCACTTGTTAAAGATGAACAAGGCTTGCTGTCAGAACAGGAGGACAGTGAAGCAAAGAGTCCAAAGAGTCAACATGTTGGGAATTCGGCCAAAAACCTAATGACAGGGTTAGGACACATGTTCACAGGAAATGGAAATTCTCACGTTAGGGAAGAAGACTTGTATCATGATCGAGACGAAAGTGAAGATGACATGGACTCCTCAGATCTTTCCACATCAGGTGTCCTTGTGTCCCCGGGACAGATTTGCATATGTCCTTTGTGTAGTAAAGTTTTCCCAAGTCCTCATGTTCTGCAGCTTCATCTCAGCTCTCACTTCCGAGACAGGGACGGTTCTCGGATCAAGATGTCCCCGGATGGTTCTGTGCCCACTTGTACAATATGTGGCAAAACTTTCTCATGTATGTATACCTTAAAGAGACATGAACGTACACACTCCGGAGAAAAGCCTTACACTTGTGGTCAGTGTGGGAAAAGTTTCCAATATTCCCATAACCTCAGTCGTCACGCAGTGGTCCACACGCGGGAGAAGCCACATGCGTGTAAGTGGTGTGAGAGACGTTTCACCCAGTCGGGTGACTTGTACAGACACATCCGTAAGTTTCACTGTGGCCTAGTGAAGTCGTTGGTTGTGTAG
- the ZBTB42 gene encoding zinc finger and BTB domain-containing protein 42 isoform X2 produces MSRSILLLQRGEGYEGRMEFPDHSRQLLQCLSQQRHQGFLCDCTVLVGEAQFQAHRAVLASCSMYFHLFYRDQLDKRDIVHLNSDIVTAPAFSLLLQFMYEGKLEFNNLPVEDVLAAASYLHMYDIVKVCKGKLKDKELNSGEKAADDGSDLEKEDGFSDTDGPQGCILDAGDKEKMSTTDCEKPAWKEKVSGLPGWSPDLIGVNSVSTEAVSCKTAAGKTKANVNSSSCPLSQRSANHTQPPSDGDCALDLSFKPMSGRDSLHPSYVFGQLASDSQQQGTVPLVKDEQGLLSEQEDSEAKSPKSQHVGNSAKNLMTGLGHMFTGNGNSHVREEDLYHDRDESEDDMDSSDLSTSGVLVSPGQICICPLCSKVFPSPHVLQLHLSSHFRDRDGSRIKMSPDGSVPTCTICGKTFSCMYTLKRHERTHSGEKPYTCGQCGKSFQYSHNLSRHAVVHTREKPHACKWCERRFTQSGDLYRHIRKFHCGLVKSLVV; encoded by the exons ATGAGCCGATCCATCCTATTATTGCAGAGGGGGGAAG GTTATGAAGGAAGAATGGAGTTTCCAGACCATAGCCGCCAGTTGCTGCAATGTCTGAGTCAGCAGCGTCACCAGGGTTTCCTGTGTGACTGTACTGTTTTAGTTGGGGAAGCTCAGTTCCAAGCTCACAGAGCTGTATTGGCGTCTTGCAGCATGTACTTCCATCTTTTCTACAGGGACCAGCTAGACAAAAGGGACATTGTACATCTGAACAGTGACATTGTCACAGCCCCAGCATTCAGTCTGCTGCTTCAATTCATGTACGAAGGGAAGCTGGAATTCAACAACCTCCCAGTAGAAGACGTGCTGGCCGCTGCAAGCTATCTGCACATGTATGACATTGTAAAAGTCTGCAAGGGCAAGCTTAAAGATAAAGAACTCAATTCAGGAGAGAAAGCCGCTGATGATGGGTCTGACCTGGAGAAGGAGGATGGCTTCTCTGATACAGATGGACCTCAAGGATGTATCTTGGATGCAGGGGATAAAGAAAAAATGTCTACCACTGATTGTGAGAAACCTGCCTGGAAAGAAAAGGTCAGTGGGCTTCCAGGCTGGTCCCCCGACTTGATAGGTGTCAATTCAGTTTCTACAGAGGCTGTGTCATGTAAGACAGCAGCTGGAAAAACAAAGGCCAATGTCAATAGTTCTTCATGCCCTTTGTCCCAGAGATCTGCTAACCATACACAGCCTCCAAGTGATGGGGATTGTGCTCTGGATTTGTCTTTCAAGCCAATGTCTGGGAGAGATTCCTTACACCCCTCCTACGTCTTTGGACAGCTGGCTTCCGACAGCCAGCAGCAGGGCACTGTGCCACTTGTTAAAGATGAACAAGGCTTGCTGTCAGAACAGGAGGACAGTGAAGCAAAGAGTCCAAAGAGTCAACATGTTGGGAATTCGGCCAAAAACCTAATGACAGGGTTAGGACACATGTTCACAGGAAATGGAAATTCTCACGTTAGGGAAGAAGACTTGTATCATGATCGAGACGAAAGTGAAGATGACATGGACTCCTCAGATCTTTCCACATCAGGTGTCCTTGTGTCCCCGGGACAGATTTGCATATGTCCTTTGTGTAGTAAAGTTTTCCCAAGTCCTCATGTTCTGCAGCTTCATCTCAGCTCTCACTTCCGAGACAGGGACGGTTCTCGGATCAAGATGTCCCCGGATGGTTCTGTGCCCACTTGTACAATATGTGGCAAAACTTTCTCATGTATGTATACCTTAAAGAGACATGAACGTACACACTCCGGAGAAAAGCCTTACACTTGTGGTCAGTGTGGGAAAAGTTTCCAATATTCCCATAACCTCAGTCGTCACGCAGTGGTCCACACGCGGGAGAAGCCACATGCGTGTAAGTGGTGTGAGAGACGTTTCACCCAGTCGGGTGACTTGTACAGACACATCCGTAAGTTTCACTGTGGCCTAGTGAAGTCGTTGGTTGTGTAG